From Woronichinia naegeliana WA131, the proteins below share one genomic window:
- the hpsU gene encoding hormogonium polysaccharide biosynthesis acetyltransferase HpsU: protein MTLNSPSPIILDQEPWIDLRQYDQSWFERGRPNGLILLWWFVQAIAFPLSLHFGHGVRNGLLRLFGAKIGKRVKIRPTARFTYPWKVEIGDDSWIGDDVVIYSLDWIRIGRQCVISQKSYLCSASHDFSDPAFGLKLAAITIGNGVWIAADCFIGPGVEIGANTVIGVRSTVLKSIDSAQVAWGHPCQVRYPRQQPSRSG from the coding sequence ATGACCTTGAATTCACCTTCCCCCATTATTTTGGATCAAGAACCCTGGATTGATCTGCGTCAATATGATCAGTCCTGGTTCGAGCGGGGGCGGCCTAATGGGTTGATTCTCCTCTGGTGGTTTGTGCAGGCGATCGCTTTTCCCCTGAGCCTGCATTTTGGTCATGGGGTCAGAAATGGCTTGTTGCGCTTATTTGGAGCCAAGATTGGTAAAAGGGTTAAAATTCGTCCTACGGCTCGTTTCACCTATCCTTGGAAGGTCGAAATTGGTGACGATAGTTGGATTGGCGATGATGTCGTTATTTATAGCCTGGACTGGATTCGCATTGGTCGTCAGTGTGTGATTTCACAGAAATCCTACCTCTGTTCCGCTAGTCACGATTTTTCTGACCCCGCTTTTGGTCTTAAACTGGCCGCAATCACCATTGGTAATGGGGTTTGGATTGCTGCGGACTGTTTTATTGGGCCAGGAGTTGAGATTGGGGCCAATACGGTCATTGGGGTGAGAAGTACGGTTTTAAAGAGTATTGATTCTGCTCAAGTTGCCTGGGGCCATCCCTGTCAAGTGCGCTATCCCCGTCAACAGCCCTCAAGGTCTGGTTAA
- a CDS encoding lipid-A-disaccharide synthase-related protein, whose protein sequence is MIKLLILSNGHGEDAIAARIVEQLLAANQSSPASWELAVLPLVGEGHAYAHLPVSILGATQVMPSGGFIYMDSRQLWRDLQGGLISLTGKQYNLIRDWAKSGGKILAVGDIVPLFFAWLSGAEYTFVGTAKSEYYVRDEKGWLAPSSWLTRQFGSVYFPWERWLMNRPHCRAVFPRDELTSQILQSFSIPALALGNPMMDGLDLPTWLPSVTEPPQPQKILLLPGSRPPEAFHNWELILQAVQELIVSHQNQAWCFLAAIAPHLSLDPFQDRLYSQGWQCLSQPELPVHDPQALGFQRGVNKLVLCQGAYADCLHQSQTAIAMAGTATEQFVGLGKPVFSFPGIGPQFTPHFARQQSYLLGPSVILLETPQQIAAILPKILSNSTQLKQIQENGFHRLGKPGAAARITHQLAKIWT, encoded by the coding sequence ATGATAAAACTTCTGATCCTTAGTAATGGCCACGGAGAAGATGCGATCGCCGCTCGGATTGTCGAACAGTTGCTGGCCGCCAATCAGTCATCACCAGCAAGCTGGGAATTAGCCGTTTTGCCCTTAGTGGGAGAAGGTCATGCCTACGCTCATTTGCCGGTATCAATTCTGGGAGCAACTCAAGTCATGCCCTCAGGAGGCTTCATTTATATGGATAGTCGTCAACTCTGGCGCGATCTGCAAGGGGGCTTAATCTCATTAACCGGCAAACAATATAATCTGATTCGCGATTGGGCCAAGTCGGGCGGGAAGATTTTGGCAGTGGGAGATATTGTGCCTTTATTTTTCGCCTGGTTAAGCGGTGCAGAATACACATTTGTGGGCACAGCCAAATCGGAATACTATGTACGGGACGAAAAGGGTTGGTTAGCCCCAAGCTCCTGGTTAACACGACAGTTTGGCTCGGTTTATTTTCCCTGGGAACGGTGGTTAATGAATCGTCCCCATTGTCGGGCCGTTTTTCCGAGGGATGAGTTAACTAGTCAAATTTTGCAATCCTTTTCTATTCCTGCTTTGGCCCTGGGCAATCCCATGATGGATGGTTTGGATCTACCGACATGGCTCCCCTCTGTCACCGAACCCCCTCAACCTCAGAAGATTCTTCTCTTGCCCGGTTCCCGTCCCCCGGAAGCTTTTCACAATTGGGAACTGATTCTCCAGGCCGTTCAAGAGCTTATCGTGTCCCACCAGAATCAAGCATGGTGTTTTTTAGCTGCGATCGCCCCCCATTTATCCCTTGATCCCTTTCAAGATCGTTTATATTCCCAGGGTTGGCAGTGTTTATCCCAGCCTGAATTGCCCGTGCATGATCCCCAGGCTTTAGGTTTTCAACGGGGAGTTAATAAACTTGTTCTTTGCCAAGGGGCCTACGCCGATTGTTTGCATCAATCCCAAACGGCGATCGCCATGGCTGGAACGGCAACTGAACAATTCGTCGGTTTAGGCAAGCCTGTTTTTAGTTTTCCTGGCATTGGGCCCCAATTTACCCCCCACTTTGCTCGTCAACAAAGCTATCTTTTAGGCCCCTCAGTCATTCTGTTAGAAACCCCCCAACAAATTGCTGCCATACTGCCCAAAATCCTAAGCAATTCTACTCAGCTAAAACAAATTCAGGAAAATGGCTTTCACCGGCTAGGTAAACCAGGGGCCGCCGCTCGTATTACCCATCAGCTTGCAAAAATCTGGACTTAA
- a CDS encoding RNA-binding protein, which produces MSIYIGNLSYEVTEDDLKSVFTDYGSVKRVHLPTDRETGRLRGFAFVEMNSLTEEDSAISALDGAEWMGRSLKVNKAKEREDRGGGGGGGGGRRNNRY; this is translated from the coding sequence ATGTCGATTTATATAGGCAACCTTTCCTACGAGGTCACTGAAGATGACCTCAAATCCGTATTCACTGATTACGGTTCCGTTAAACGGGTTCACCTACCCACGGATCGTGAAACTGGCCGCTTGCGGGGTTTTGCATTTGTCGAAATGAACTCTCTCACTGAAGAAGATTCTGCTATCTCAGCCTTAGATGGGGCTGAATGGATGGGTCGTTCCTTAAAAGTTAACAAAGCTAAAGAACGTGAAGATCGCGGTGGCGGCGGCGGCGGTGGCGGTGGCCGTCGGAACAATCGTTACTAA
- the murD gene encoding UDP-N-acetylmuramoyl-L-alanine--D-glutamate ligase: protein MAKACIIGLGRSGMAAARVLKRDGWDVSLSDRANHENLQTLGQPLAAEGITLNLGHAFTLETDDLPKLIVVSPGVPWDLPILVQARAQGVEVIGELELAWRYLQGTPWIGITGTNGKTTTTALINAIFQAAGYNAPACGNIGYAACELVLQNQRFDWIIAEISSYQIESSYQLAPKIGLWTTFTPDHLNRHKTLENYYNIKASLLKRSELQVFNGDDPHLFQVGRNHWPEAHWTSVKGKEGLLCEPRKGVYLEDNWVSALGELILPINLFKMPGSHNQQNLLVAVAAARLAGIEKKAITNALLNFTGVPHRLEPVCTINGIEFINDSKATNYDAAEVGLASVKAPAILIAGGEAKEGDDHQWIAQIRKKAATVLLIGEAAPLFAERLQFHGYSDYEIVETMARAVKRGLELAPQKAAKVVLLSPACASFDQYQSFEHRGDDFRQLCLALRN, encoded by the coding sequence ATGGCTAAAGCTTGTATTATCGGTTTGGGGCGTTCAGGAATGGCGGCGGCCAGAGTCTTAAAACGGGATGGATGGGATGTTAGTCTCAGCGATCGCGCTAATCATGAAAACTTACAAACCTTAGGTCAACCCCTAGCGGCCGAAGGGATTACACTCAACTTAGGCCATGCCTTTACCCTCGAAACTGATGATTTGCCTAAGCTGATTGTGGTTAGCCCTGGTGTTCCCTGGGATTTACCGATCCTAGTTCAAGCGAGAGCACAAGGGGTTGAAGTAATTGGCGAATTAGAATTGGCCTGGCGATATTTGCAGGGAACCCCCTGGATCGGCATTACCGGAACCAATGGTAAAACAACCACAACAGCCCTCATAAATGCGATTTTTCAAGCCGCAGGATACAATGCTCCGGCCTGCGGTAATATTGGCTACGCGGCCTGCGAACTTGTGCTGCAAAATCAACGCTTTGACTGGATTATTGCAGAAATTAGCAGTTATCAAATTGAATCTTCCTATCAGTTAGCTCCCAAAATCGGACTCTGGACAACCTTTACTCCCGATCATCTCAATCGGCATAAAACCTTAGAAAATTACTACAATATCAAGGCTTCTTTACTGAAACGTTCCGAGCTTCAGGTTTTTAATGGTGACGATCCCCATTTATTTCAGGTCGGACGAAATCATTGGCCCGAAGCCCATTGGACAAGTGTCAAAGGCAAAGAAGGTCTGCTCTGTGAACCGAGAAAAGGCGTTTATCTAGAAGATAATTGGGTATCGGCTCTGGGGGAATTAATTCTCCCTATTAATTTATTTAAAATGCCAGGCAGCCATAACCAACAAAACTTATTGGTGGCAGTGGCAGCGGCTCGATTGGCCGGTATTGAGAAAAAAGCGATTACTAACGCGCTCCTCAATTTTACTGGTGTTCCCCACCGTTTAGAGCCGGTCTGTACAATTAATGGAATTGAGTTTATTAATGATAGCAAAGCGACTAATTACGATGCCGCAGAAGTGGGTTTAGCATCCGTTAAAGCTCCGGCTATCTTAATTGCGGGAGGGGAAGCCAAAGAGGGAGATGATCATCAGTGGATTGCCCAAATTCGTAAGAAAGCAGCGACGGTTTTATTAATTGGAGAAGCGGCTCCTTTGTTTGCTGAACGTTTGCAATTTCATGGTTATTCAGATTACGAGATCGTTGAAACGATGGCACGGGCCGTTAAGCGAGGGTTGGAATTAGCTCCTCAAAAAGCGGCTAAAGTCGTTCTTTTATCCCCAGCCTGTGCCAGTTTCGATCAGTATCAAAGTTTTGAACATCGGGGAGATGATTTTCGGCAGTTATGTTTGGCTTTAAGGAATTAG
- a CDS encoding response regulator, with amino-acid sequence MTKILIIEDQPDVRENIQAILDLEDYETLTAADGLIGVELAQQFLPDLILCDVMMPRLDGFGVLKELRQLPATGSIPFIFLTAKADRTDLRHGMESGADDYLTKPFTLEELLNAIAVRLARQVTVNQAAHQEMDQLRQNITRALPHELLTPLNGILGTTEILRDFYDSMNKAEILSSIKDIQDSGKRLYRLVQNFLLFAELQLLEENPERIQVWKYRLAQKTETSEIIQELAQELAEQGNRLIDLPLDIENTTIDMADQDFRKVVEEMIDNAFKFSSDGTPVKIRSYCQGDRFCLEIQDQGRGMTSQQIDEIGAYMQFDRKLYEQQGAGLGLILAKRITQLYSGNFAITSTPHKGTTIHLSWTCTPV; translated from the coding sequence ATGACCAAAATTCTTATTATCGAAGACCAACCTGATGTTCGGGAAAATATTCAGGCAATTCTCGATCTGGAAGACTACGAAACTTTGACTGCGGCTGATGGCCTCATTGGTGTGGAGTTAGCCCAACAGTTTTTGCCGGATCTCATTCTTTGTGATGTGATGATGCCACGATTAGATGGTTTTGGAGTTTTAAAAGAACTGCGTCAATTACCTGCTACGGGCAGCATTCCCTTTATTTTTTTGACAGCCAAGGCCGATCGCACCGATCTCCGTCACGGCATGGAATCAGGAGCCGATGATTACTTGACAAAACCTTTCACTCTGGAAGAATTGCTCAATGCGATCGCGGTTCGTCTAGCTAGACAGGTTACGGTTAATCAGGCTGCCCACCAAGAGATGGATCAACTCCGCCAAAATATTACACGGGCTTTACCTCACGAACTCCTAACCCCTCTCAACGGCATTCTGGGCACAACAGAAATTTTGAGAGATTTTTACGATTCGATGAACAAGGCGGAAATCCTATCTTCAATCAAGGATATTCAGGATTCGGGCAAAAGACTCTATCGCCTTGTCCAAAATTTCCTCCTTTTTGCAGAATTACAACTATTAGAGGAGAATCCTGAACGGATTCAGGTTTGGAAATACCGCCTTGCTCAAAAAACCGAAACCAGCGAAATTATCCAAGAGCTTGCCCAAGAGCTTGCAGAACAAGGAAATCGCCTAATCGATTTGCCTCTAGACATTGAAAATACCACCATTGATATGGCAGATCAGGACTTCCGTAAAGTCGTAGAGGAGATGATTGATAACGCCTTTAAATTTTCTTCAGATGGCACACCTGTCAAGATTCGGAGCTATTGTCAGGGCGATCGCTTTTGCCTAGAGATTCAGGATCAAGGACGCGGGATGACTTCTCAACAGATTGATGAGATTGGAGCCTATATGCAATTTGACCGTAAACTCTACGAACAACAGGGAGCGGGGTTGGGTCTGATACTGGCAAAACGGATTACCCAACTCTATAGCGGCAATTTCGCGATCACCAGTACGCCACACAAAGGTACAACTATTCACTTAAGTTGGACTTGCACCCCAGTCTAA
- a CDS encoding IS630 family transposase, protein MIKLEFTEEDKRLLSYGRFNHPHPRVQLKMEVLWLKSQGLSHQKIAQFAGVSVNTVTSYIRDYQEGGIEKLKEIKFNRPKSELTEHQGTIEAYFESNPPATINEAVKRIEELTGIKRSPTQVRKFLKSIGMRCLKVGTIPSKADVEAQDSYREKELEPRLEEAKAGKRAVFFVDASDFVMGAFVNFIWCFKRIFIKSPSGRKRFNVLGALNAITHEVIMVTNSSYITGTQVCELLEKIAELGLLIPITLVLDNARYQKCRIVQELAESLGIELLYLPPYSPNLNLIERLWKFVKKKCLYAKYYEDFTQFSAAISGCLEDANVKYKEELDSLLTLRFQRFDKSQIMNV, encoded by the coding sequence ATGATTAAGTTAGAATTTACGGAAGAAGACAAAAGACTGTTGTCTTACGGTCGGTTTAATCACCCGCATCCTAGAGTACAGCTAAAGATGGAAGTTTTATGGTTAAAAAGTCAGGGATTATCTCATCAAAAAATTGCTCAATTCGCAGGAGTTTCAGTAAATACGGTGACAAGCTATATCCGTGATTATCAAGAGGGCGGGATAGAAAAACTAAAAGAAATAAAATTTAATCGCCCGAAAAGCGAGTTAACAGAGCATCAAGGGACAATTGAGGCATATTTTGAGTCAAATCCACCAGCAACAATAAATGAAGCAGTAAAAAGAATAGAAGAATTAACGGGAATAAAAAGAAGTCCAACGCAAGTCAGAAAATTTTTAAAGTCAATAGGAATGAGGTGTCTAAAGGTGGGAACAATTCCATCAAAAGCAGATGTAGAAGCTCAGGATAGCTATAGAGAAAAAGAGCTAGAACCAAGGCTAGAAGAGGCAAAAGCAGGAAAAAGGGCAGTTTTCTTTGTAGATGCCTCTGATTTTGTAATGGGAGCATTTGTAAATTTTATATGGTGCTTCAAGAGGATTTTTATTAAGTCACCATCAGGGAGAAAACGTTTTAATGTGTTAGGAGCATTAAATGCAATTACCCATGAAGTAATTATGGTAACGAACAGTTCTTATATTACGGGAACTCAGGTTTGTGAACTCCTAGAAAAGATAGCAGAATTAGGACTATTAATACCGATTACATTGGTATTAGACAATGCTCGTTATCAAAAATGCCGAATTGTGCAGGAGTTGGCAGAATCATTAGGAATAGAGTTACTGTACTTACCTCCTTATTCTCCTAACTTGAATTTAATTGAAAGACTGTGGAAGTTTGTGAAAAAGAAGTGTTTATACGCAAAATATTATGAAGATTTTACGCAGTTTTCTGCAGCAATTTCAGGATGTCTTGAAGATGCTAACGTAAAATATAAGGAGGAGCTTGATTCTTTGCTCACCTTACGATTTCAACGCTTTGATAAATCTCAGATTATGAACGTTTGA